GACGGCCTCCCAATACGGCTCGAGGTCGCCGACCGCAGCGAGGTCGAGGCCGGTGTCGCGTTCGGTGTGCGCGAGGGCGGCGACGAGCGCGGACATGCTCGGCTGGCTCGTGGTACCGGCCATCGGCGCTGCGGCGACGTCGACCGCGTCGGCCCCGGCCCGCGCGGCGGCGAGGAGCGTCGCGAGCTGGCCGCCGGCGGTGTCGTGCGTGTGGACGTGCACCGGCTGGTCGAAGCGCTCGCGCAGGGCGCCGACGAGCCGCTCGGCGGCGCCGGCGCGGAGCAGTCCGGCCATGTCCTTGATGCCGATGACGTGCGCGCCGGCCTCGACCATCTGCTCGGCGAGGCGGAGGTAGTAGTCGAGCGTGTAGAGGTCCTCCGCAGGGTCGAGGAGGTCGCCGGAGTAGCAGAGCGCCGCCTCGGCCACCGACGTACCGGTGGCGAGCACGGCCTCCAGGGCGGGTCGCAACTGGCTGACGTCGTTGAGCGCGTCGAAGATCCGGAAGACGTCGACGCCGCTCGCGGCGGCCTCGGCCACGAACGCGTCGGTGACCTCGGTCGGGTACGGCGTGTAGCCGACCGTGTTCCGGCCGCGCAGCAGCATCTGGATCGGGATGTTCGGCATCGCCGCACGCAGCGCCGTGAGGCGCTCCCACGGGTCCTCACCGAGGAAGCGGAGCGCGACGTCGTAGGTCGCGCCGCCCCAGGCCTCCATCGAGAGCAGCTGCGGGGTCAGCCGTGCGACGTGCGGCGCGACGGCGACGAGGTCCTTCGTGCGGACACGGGTGGCCAGCAGGGACTGGTGCGCGTCGCGCATCGTCGTCTCGGTCACGGCGAGGGCGGTCTGCGCACGCAGTTGCCGTGCCCACTCCGCCGGCCCGAGCTCGAGCAGCCGGTCGCGCTGCCCGGGCGGGGGTGCGACGGAGAGGTCGACTGCGGGGAGCTTCTCGCTCGGCTCCACCGTCTGCGGGCGCCGCACACCGTTCGGCGTGTTCACCGTGACGTCGGCGAGCCAACCCACGATCTTCGTGCCGCGGTCCTTCGACACGTGGCCGCCGAAGAGCTGCGGTCGCTCCTCGATGAACTTCGTCGAGACGTCCCCGCGGGCGAAGTCCGGGTCCTCGAGGACGGCCTGCAGGAACGGGATGTTCGTGCTCACGCCCCGGATCCGGAACTCGGCGAGGGCGCGCTTCGCGCGGGACACCGCCGCCGGGAAGTCCCGTCCGCGGCAGGTCATCTTCGCGAGCATCGAGTCGAAGTGCGGGCTGATCTGGGCGCCGGTCGCGATCGTGCCGCCGTCGAGCCGGACGCCGGCACCGCCGGGGCTGCGGTAGGTGGTGATCTTCCCGGTGTCCGGACGGAAGCCCTGCGTCGGGTCCTCCGTCGTGATGCGGGTCTGCAGCGCAGCACCGTGCACCCGGACGGTGTCCTGGGTCAGGCCGAGCTCGACGAGGGACTGCCCCGCGGCGATCCGCATCTGGGACTGCACGAGGTCGACGTCGGTGACCTCCTCCGTCACCGTGTGCTCGACCTGGATGCGCGGGTTCATCTCGATGAAGACGTGCTGGCCCGCACGCTCCCCCTCGGTGTCGAGCAGGAACTCGACCGTGCCGGCGTTGACGTAGCCGATCGACCGGGCGAACGCGACGGCGTCGCGGTGGAGTGCCGCCGCGATCGACGGGTCGAGGTTCGGCGCCGGGGCGATCTCGACGACCTTCTGGTTGCGGCGCTGCACGGAGCAGTCGCGCTCGAAGAGGTGGATCGTGCCCTCGTCGGTGCCGGTGGCGTCGGCGAGGATCTGCACCTCGATGTGCCGCGGCCGGATGACGGCCTGCTCGAGGAACATCGTCGGGTCGCCGAAGGCGCTGTCGGCCTCGCGCATGGCCGCTTCCAGCGCTTCCCGCAGCTCCGCCTTCGTCTCGACGCGGCGCATGCCACGACCACCACCGCCGGCGACGGCCTTCGCGAACACCGGGAACCCGATCGCGTCGGCGCCCGCCAGGAGTTCCTCGATGTCACGACTCGCCGGTGTGCTCGCGAGGACGGGCACGCCGGCCGCGATCGCGTGCTCCTTCGCGGTCACCTTGTTGCCGGCCATCTCGAGCACGTGCTCACCGGGGCCGATGAACGTGATGCCGGCAGCGGCGGCCGCGGCGGCGAGCTCGGGGTTCTCGGAGAGGAAGCCGTAGCCCGGGTAGATGGCGTCCGCGCCGGACTCCCGCGCGACGCGGATGATCTCGGAGACGTCGAGGTAGGCACGGACGGGGTGACCCGGCGCACCGATCAGGTAGGCCTCGTCCGCCTTCAACCGGTGGAGGGAGTTGCGGTCCTCGTACGGGTAGACGGCCACGGTCCGGGCGCCCAACTCGTACGCGGCACGGAATGCACGGATGGCGATCTCGCCACGGTTCGCCACGAGGATCTTGCTGAACACGAGGTCCCTTTCAGCCCGGGTTGAGGTGAGACAACCCTAGTCGCGGTAACGTTGCTCACCGTGCATGTACTCAGCGTGAGCTCCCTCAAGGGTGGTGTCGGCAAGACGACGGTGACGCTCGGCCTGACCTCGGCCGCGTTCGCCAAGGGACTGCGCACGCTGGTGGTGGACCTCGACCCGCAGTCCGACGTCTCGACGGGCCTCGACATCAACCTCGCCGGGCACCTCAACGTGGCCGACGTGCTCGAGAACCCGAAGGAGAAGATCGTCCGCCAGGCGATCGCCCCGTCCGGGTGGACGAAGGGCTCCCAGGGCAAGATCGACGTCATGGTCGGATCGCCCTCGGCCATCAACTTCGACGGGCCGCACCCGTCGATCCGCGACATCTGGAAGCTCGAAGAGGCCCTCGCGAACGTCGAGCAGGACTACGAGCTCGTCCTCATCGACTGCGCCCCGTCACTGAACGCCCTCACCCGCACGGCGTGGGCCGCGTCCGACCGCGTCACCGTCGTCACCGAGCCCGGGCTCTTCTCCGTCGCGGCTGCCGACCGTGCCCTCCGCGCGATCGAGGAGATCCGCCGCGGTCTCTCGCCGCGCCTCCAGCCGCTCGGCATCATCGTGAACCGTGCCCGCGTGCAGTCGCTCGAGCACCAGTTCCGCATCAAGGAGCTCCGCGACATGTTCGGGCCGCTCGTACTGTCGCCGCAGCTGCCGGAGCGCACGTCGCTGCAGCAGGCGCAGGGTGCGGCGAAGCCGTTGCACGTGTGGCCCGGCGAGTCCGCGCAGGAGATGGCGAAGAACTTCGACCAGCTGCTCGAGCGCATCATGCGCACGGGCAAGATCGGCCCCTACGCCGAGGGCGGCGCCGCGTAGCGTCCGCTCCGGTCCGCGCGGGCGGGCGGGCGGGCTATTGCGCGGGCGTTTGGCGGGCACAGGCGTTCGGCGGGCGCTTGGTCGCACGACGTGCCGCTCACGTTCGCGTTGGTCGCAGATCGTGTCGCCTCGGAGCACCGGCAGCGACGGCTTCTGCGACCGCAGTGATCAGCACGCGGCACGTCGTGCGACCAACCGGATCGTCGTCGGCCCCGCTGGCCTGCCGCTTGTGCCTCGGCCAGCGCCGAGCGGGGTCGCCGGACGTGCCGCTCACGTTCCCATTGGTCGCAGAACGAGTCGGCCCGACGCCCCGGCCGTTGGTCGCAAGACGTGCCGCTCACGTCCGTGCTGGTCGCACGAAGTGTCGGGTCGGCGTCGAGGGAGCGACACGTTCTGCGACCATGACGAACGGCACGCGGCATGTCGTGCGACCAACGTCAGACACGACGACGACGCGCGGACGACGCTGGGCGCGGCTACGACGACGCGCGGCGCATCAGGCGACTGCCACGTCGGGGCGCCGACTGGCCGAGGGACGACGGGTCAGGACGCGCGGGAGGCCCGACGGGCAGCGAGCTCGTCGTCAGGATCGGCAGCGGGGGCGGCGTCGAGCTCCACGAGCGACGACTCGACCTCACGCAGGACCTTGCCCACGGCGATGCCGAACACGCCCTGGCCGCGCGAAACCAGGTCGATGACCTCGTCGTCGGAGGTGCAGAGGTAGACCGAGGCGCCGTCGGACATCAGCGTGGTCTGGGCGAGGTCGGACACGCCCGACTCCCGCAACTGGTTCACCGCGGTGCGGATCTGCTGCAGCGAGATGCCCGTGTCGAGCAGACGCTTCACGAGCTTGAGCACGAGGATGTCGCGGAAGCCGTAGAGCCGCTGCGAGCCGGAGCCGGCAGCACCGCGGATGGTGGGCTGCACGAGTTCGGTGCGGGCCCAGTAGTCGAGCTGCCGGTAGGAGATGCCGGCTGCCCGGGCGGCGACGGTGCCGCGGTAGCCGTTCTGTTCGTCGTGCTCCGGCATGCCGTCGGTGAAGAGCAGCCCGAGGTCGTACCGCGTCATGTCCGACCCGGTACCGGGGGTGTCAGTCCCACTCATGCGCTTGCCTTCCACGACGATCGAGCCCTCACCCGAAGCTTCAATGCCGGGTTGAGAGTTGTTCCGAGGTCCACGGTAGCGACTCCGAGCCGTCGCGCGCGGGACATCCGCTCCGGCGCGTCCGGCGTGTCGAGGATACGCCCCGCCCTCCGACACCCGCCAGCGACGCGAGAGTCCTGCAGCGCGAGCCTCATGCGTCGAGACGACCGATCGCCGACCGGATGAGCTGCGACCGGATGGTCTCGAGGTGCCCGGCGATCTCCCGCGCGAGCTCGGTGGCCTTCGCCTTCGAGGTGGCGTCCCCGCGGCGCGACACCGGCATGAGCGCGGACTCGATCAGACCGACCTCTCGCTCGGCGGTCGCACGGAAGGTCCGGAGGTGCCGCGGCTCGATCCCCGAACGCTGGAGCTCGACGAGCGCCTTGAGCACCGCGACGGAGTCCTCGCCGTAGGTGTCCGTCGCGGGGAGCAACGACGACGAGACGGCGTCGGACAACAGCATCGGCGTGGCTCCCGCCGCCCGGACGGTCTCGTCGCGGGTGTAGCGACGCTCACGGCCGAGGATCGACGGCTTCGGCGCCTCGCCCCCACCCGGCAGCGTCGGCTCGCGACCGGCGTCGAGGTCCGCCAAGT
This is a stretch of genomic DNA from Curtobacterium sp. 458. It encodes these proteins:
- a CDS encoding ParA family protein; translation: MHVLSVSSLKGGVGKTTVTLGLTSAAFAKGLRTLVVDLDPQSDVSTGLDINLAGHLNVADVLENPKEKIVRQAIAPSGWTKGSQGKIDVMVGSPSAINFDGPHPSIRDIWKLEEALANVEQDYELVLIDCAPSLNALTRTAWAASDRVTVVTEPGLFSVAAADRALRAIEEIRRGLSPRLQPLGIIVNRARVQSLEHQFRIKELRDMFGPLVLSPQLPERTSLQQAQGAAKPLHVWPGESAQEMAKNFDQLLERIMRTGKIGPYAEGGAA
- a CDS encoding MerR family transcriptional regulator, with the protein product MSGTDTPGTGSDMTRYDLGLLFTDGMPEHDEQNGYRGTVAARAAGISYRQLDYWARTELVQPTIRGAAGSGSQRLYGFRDILVLKLVKRLLDTGISLQQIRTAVNQLRESGVSDLAQTTLMSDGASVYLCTSDDEVIDLVSRGQGVFGIAVGKVLREVESSLVELDAAPAADPDDELAARRASRAS
- a CDS encoding pyruvate carboxylase; its protein translation is MFSKILVANRGEIAIRAFRAAYELGARTVAVYPYEDRNSLHRLKADEAYLIGAPGHPVRAYLDVSEIIRVARESGADAIYPGYGFLSENPELAAAAAAAGITFIGPGEHVLEMAGNKVTAKEHAIAAGVPVLASTPASRDIEELLAGADAIGFPVFAKAVAGGGGRGMRRVETKAELREALEAAMREADSAFGDPTMFLEQAVIRPRHIEVQILADATGTDEGTIHLFERDCSVQRRNQKVVEIAPAPNLDPSIAAALHRDAVAFARSIGYVNAGTVEFLLDTEGERAGQHVFIEMNPRIQVEHTVTEEVTDVDLVQSQMRIAAGQSLVELGLTQDTVRVHGAALQTRITTEDPTQGFRPDTGKITTYRSPGGAGVRLDGGTIATGAQISPHFDSMLAKMTCRGRDFPAAVSRAKRALAEFRIRGVSTNIPFLQAVLEDPDFARGDVSTKFIEERPQLFGGHVSKDRGTKIVGWLADVTVNTPNGVRRPQTVEPSEKLPAVDLSVAPPPGQRDRLLELGPAEWARQLRAQTALAVTETTMRDAHQSLLATRVRTKDLVAVAPHVARLTPQLLSMEAWGGATYDVALRFLGEDPWERLTALRAAMPNIPIQMLLRGRNTVGYTPYPTEVTDAFVAEAAASGVDVFRIFDALNDVSQLRPALEAVLATGTSVAEAALCYSGDLLDPAEDLYTLDYYLRLAEQMVEAGAHVIGIKDMAGLLRAGAAERLVGALRERFDQPVHVHTHDTAGGQLATLLAAARAGADAVDVAAAPMAGTTSQPSMSALVAALAHTERDTGLDLAAVGDLEPYWEAVRRAYAPFESGLPGPTGRVYQHEIPGGQLSNLRQQAIALGLGDRFEQVEDWYAAANRILGRPTKVTPSSKVVGDLALQLAAVDADPEHFEQHPEQYDIPDSVIGFMAGELGDLPGGWPEPFRSKVLAGRDVRIEVTPVPDAERAHLDRPGPERQQALNRLLFPQPTRQFEAVRQQYGDLSVVPTVDYLYGLRPGQEHTVPLGKGVDLFVGLEAIGEVDERGFRTVMTTLNGQLRPVSVRDRSVKVETKAAEKADPSDPKHVAAPFSGVVTLKVAAGDVVAAGQAVASIEAMKMEAAITAPVAGTVGRLAIPATQQVDAGDLLVVLQ
- a CDS encoding MerR family transcriptional regulator; this encodes MPARSAAARAGSAASELLTIGQVLARLKPEFPDLAGSKLRFLEERELVTPVRTASGYRKFSPADVERLRIILGLQRDHYLPLKVIKEYLADLDAGREPTLPGGGEAPKPSILGRERRYTRDETVRAAGATPMLLSDAVSSSLLPATDTYGEDSVAVLKALVELQRSGIEPRHLRTFRATAEREVGLIESALMPVSRRGDATSKAKATELAREIAGHLETIRSQLIRSAIGRLDA